The proteins below come from a single Halobacillus salinarum genomic window:
- a CDS encoding thiamine pyrophosphate-dependent enzyme — protein MSTGSLYLSGAKALVECLKLEKISHVFCVPGESYLPVMDAIYDEPSIQLISSRHEGGASFMAEGYAKAARLPGVVMATRGVGASNLAIGVHTAFQDSTPMVVFLGQVHSAFRGREGFQEVELDRFFSHLAKWTVEIHDVERIPELVQRAFRTAITGRPGPVVVSLPEDVLAKRAIMHFSEPLQRPSPKPCTQEIKAMEALLRTAKRPLIIAGGGIKHSQGEEELLQFSSKFQIPVMAAFRRHDVFPNHHPLYCGHLGLGVSAKVLSLVQSADTIIAIGTRLSEVTTQDYSIITKDKKLVHIDIDHAVVGKVFAPDLGIVADAAEALRALNGLLFTPKWSDWRTECRKAYEDSIAEPDGDRPLNHQIISILNKSLPARSILTNDAGNFAGWLHTYYQFNEKNSYIGPTSGAMGYGMPAALGAKLARPEATVISLSGDGGFMMTIQEMETAVRYNIPVISLIFNNSMYGTIRMHQEIHFPNKPIGTDLGLVPFAKIAENFGATGYLVKNSEEFEQALSKALLNHKPAVIEVECDPEQISVSSTIKQIRNRVPKN, from the coding sequence ATGAGTACAGGTTCTCTCTATTTATCTGGCGCCAAAGCCTTAGTGGAGTGTTTAAAACTGGAGAAAATCTCTCATGTATTTTGTGTCCCTGGAGAAAGCTATCTTCCAGTAATGGATGCCATTTATGATGAACCAAGTATTCAGCTCATTTCTTCAAGGCACGAGGGTGGTGCTTCTTTTATGGCGGAGGGTTATGCAAAAGCCGCCCGGCTCCCAGGTGTAGTGATGGCGACTAGAGGCGTGGGCGCCTCTAATCTGGCGATCGGTGTCCATACGGCATTTCAGGATTCTACTCCGATGGTTGTTTTTTTAGGACAAGTTCATAGTGCTTTCAGAGGAAGAGAAGGGTTCCAGGAAGTAGAGCTTGACCGATTTTTCAGTCACCTTGCCAAGTGGACGGTGGAAATCCATGACGTAGAAAGAATTCCAGAATTGGTCCAGCGTGCTTTTCGCACGGCAATAACCGGCAGGCCCGGTCCAGTAGTTGTTTCCCTGCCGGAAGATGTCCTGGCTAAGCGAGCCATTATGCACTTTAGTGAACCCCTGCAACGGCCGTCTCCTAAGCCTTGCACTCAGGAAATAAAGGCCATGGAAGCTCTGCTGCGCACGGCTAAGCGGCCGCTGATTATTGCCGGAGGCGGGATTAAGCATTCCCAAGGAGAAGAAGAACTTCTCCAATTTTCAAGCAAGTTCCAAATACCGGTGATGGCTGCTTTCAGAAGGCATGATGTGTTTCCAAATCATCATCCTCTTTACTGCGGACACCTTGGTTTAGGTGTAAGCGCAAAGGTACTAAGTTTGGTTCAATCCGCCGACACGATCATCGCGATTGGTACCAGGCTTTCTGAGGTAACCACTCAGGATTATTCCATTATTACGAAGGATAAGAAACTCGTTCACATTGACATTGATCATGCTGTGGTTGGCAAAGTATTTGCCCCTGATCTTGGAATTGTTGCTGATGCGGCGGAAGCGTTAAGAGCTTTGAATGGTCTTCTTTTTACGCCAAAGTGGAGCGATTGGAGAACCGAGTGCAGGAAAGCTTATGAGGACTCGATTGCCGAACCGGACGGAGACAGACCGCTGAATCATCAGATTATTTCTATTTTAAACAAATCCCTGCCTGCCCGGAGTATTCTTACTAACGATGCTGGAAATTTTGCAGGCTGGCTTCACACGTATTACCAATTTAACGAAAAGAATTCTTATATCGGACCGACTTCCGGGGCGATGGGTTACGGAATGCCCGCCGCCTTAGGAGCGAAGTTAGCACGACCGGAAGCTACAGTCATCTCTCTGTCGGGGGACGGTGGATTTATGATGACGATTCAGGAAATGGAAACGGCGGTCCGTTACAACATCCCTGTTATCAGTCTGATCTTTAATAACTCCATGTATGGAACGATTCGAATGCATCAGGAGATCCACTTTCCAAATAAACCGATTGGTACAGATTTAGGCCTTGTTCCATTTGCTAAGATCGCAGAAAATTTTGGAGCGACCGGTTACCTGGTTAAAAACAGTGAGGAGTTTGAGCAGGCGCTTTCAAAAGCACTTCTCAACCACAAGCCCGCTGTCATCGAAGTAGAGTGTGACCCAGAACAGATCTCTGTATCCTCTACCATCAAGCAGATTAGAAACCGCGTTCCAAAGAATTAA
- a CDS encoding CocE/NonD family hydrolase yields the protein MNTNSAVLVEHNLPCKLRDGTILYSNIYRPAAEGQYPVLLSRTPYNKDLPEFSHRYVDPFRLVRGGFVVVIQDVRGRFASEGKFNPFVQERKDGYDSVEWAGALPYCNGNVAMFGLSYYGYTQIYAAVEQPPSLKAIAPAMTGSHLENGLLFRGGAFELALFETWFLDSIAPDIIDRSEGKNGGYNQVREAVNSLNKWYKYKPVHLWPPATATKELHDFFNTFIQPEEDWLNLSSVTEKLSELEIPAFHIGGWYDCFLGSTIENFEKMAQSNKMQKLMIGPWGHGDFNPLIGDRFFGTHSSGNSIRHQQDLTDLHLHWFNDVFNKPAAAIPPVQIFVMGVDQWRTEREWPIKRTVYTPYYLHQQGQLRTDFPSINEASEKFCYDPEQPVPTTGGATLFYQGINSGPCNQNGIAARPDVLTFTTPVLQRDVEITGPLKAVLWVSSNRKATDFTAALIDVFPDGTSYNLADGIIRLDPMEENTPKQIEIDLWSTSNVFFKGHAIRLHISSSNFPRYDCNPNTGSSMVESVKSIKAMQTIYYGKQYPSYILLPVMPEPEED from the coding sequence GTGAACACAAATTCAGCTGTTCTTGTAGAACACAATCTTCCTTGTAAGCTCAGAGATGGGACGATTCTTTATTCAAATATTTACCGTCCGGCTGCAGAAGGACAATATCCAGTCCTTCTTTCGAGAACCCCTTACAACAAAGATCTTCCTGAATTTTCTCATCGTTATGTTGATCCTTTTCGTTTAGTCAGAGGAGGTTTTGTGGTGGTTATTCAAGATGTGCGTGGCCGTTTTGCCTCTGAAGGGAAATTCAATCCTTTTGTGCAAGAACGCAAGGATGGATATGACAGCGTGGAGTGGGCAGGAGCATTGCCTTACTGCAATGGAAATGTTGCTATGTTTGGCTTGTCCTATTATGGATATACCCAAATCTATGCAGCAGTCGAGCAGCCGCCTTCCCTTAAGGCTATTGCCCCGGCAATGACAGGCAGTCATTTGGAAAACGGACTCCTCTTTCGTGGGGGAGCCTTTGAACTTGCCCTGTTTGAAACATGGTTTCTGGATTCCATTGCTCCTGACATCATTGACCGCTCGGAGGGAAAGAACGGTGGATATAACCAGGTAAGGGAAGCAGTGAATTCACTAAATAAATGGTACAAATACAAGCCCGTACATTTATGGCCGCCAGCCACAGCAACTAAGGAGCTGCATGACTTTTTTAACACATTTATTCAGCCGGAGGAAGATTGGCTCAACTTATCATCTGTAACTGAAAAACTATCAGAGCTTGAGATTCCGGCGTTTCATATTGGCGGATGGTATGATTGTTTTTTAGGCTCTACGATCGAAAATTTTGAAAAAATGGCGCAATCGAATAAAATGCAAAAATTAATGATTGGACCGTGGGGCCATGGAGATTTTAATCCCCTTATCGGCGATCGTTTTTTTGGTACACACAGCAGTGGAAATTCCATTCGGCACCAGCAGGATTTGACCGATTTGCACCTTCATTGGTTTAATGATGTATTTAATAAACCAGCCGCTGCCATTCCTCCTGTGCAAATCTTTGTAATGGGAGTAGACCAATGGAGAACCGAAAGAGAATGGCCGATTAAACGGACGGTTTATACTCCTTATTATTTACATCAACAGGGACAGTTACGAACAGACTTCCCTAGTATAAATGAAGCAAGTGAAAAATTCTGTTATGATCCTGAACAGCCTGTTCCTACAACTGGCGGAGCGACGCTCTTCTACCAAGGAATAAACAGTGGACCCTGTAATCAAAATGGCATTGCAGCTCGCCCAGATGTCTTAACGTTTACGACTCCTGTCTTACAAAGGGATGTGGAAATCACAGGTCCTTTGAAAGCAGTCCTATGGGTAAGTTCCAATCGAAAGGCTACTGATTTTACGGCGGCACTAATCGATGTATTTCCCGATGGAACCTCTTATAATCTGGCGGATGGAATCATTCGACTCGATCCTATGGAAGAAAACACACCGAAACAAATAGAGATTGATCTATGGTCTACAAGTAATGTATTTTTTAAAGGCCATGCTATCAGACTGCACATTTCATCCAGCAATTTTCCTCGCTATGATTGCAACCCTAACACCGGTTCTTCTATGGTTGAAAGTGTAAAGTCAATAAAAGCTATGCAAACCATCTATTATGGAAAACAATATCCTTCTTACATTCTTCTACCTGTAATGCCTGAGCCAGAAGAAGACTAA
- a CDS encoding acyl-CoA dehydrogenase family protein, whose amino-acid sequence MNFDFSDEQVMLRKTVRDFVDKEIMPFIGEWDAKGFFNIDVVKKLAQLGYMGVCIPEKYGGSGMDYNSLAIVCEELERGDTAFRTAVSVHTGLNSMTLLQWGSEQQKQKYLVPQAEGLKIGAFGLTEPGAGSDVASLQSTAVRDGDDYILNGQKTWISLCDTADHFLVFAYTDKSKKHHGISAFIVERTMQGFSSKATKGKLGIRAGNTGELFFDQVKVPKDNLVGEEGDGFKIAMSALDNGRFTVAAGACGQIMACLEASVKYCHDRTTFGKEIGRHQLVQQMVAKMDAGLKMSRFLVYQAGELKNKGVRNTRETSLAKWQACDFANQAADDAVQIHGAYGYSNEYPVERYLRNSKAPVIYEGTREIHTIMQAEYVLGYRQDKPLKKMLPAWKQGN is encoded by the coding sequence ATGAATTTTGATTTTAGTGACGAGCAAGTGATGCTTCGTAAAACGGTAAGAGATTTTGTAGACAAGGAGATCATGCCCTTTATTGGAGAATGGGATGCTAAAGGTTTTTTTAATATAGACGTTGTCAAAAAACTGGCTCAATTAGGCTATATGGGTGTATGTATTCCAGAAAAGTATGGTGGAAGCGGCATGGACTATAATTCCTTGGCCATCGTATGTGAGGAACTCGAACGAGGTGATACAGCTTTTCGTACGGCGGTTTCTGTCCATACCGGGCTGAACAGCATGACCCTTCTGCAGTGGGGCAGTGAACAACAGAAACAGAAGTATTTAGTTCCCCAGGCAGAAGGATTGAAAATTGGAGCTTTCGGTTTAACGGAACCGGGGGCAGGCTCTGATGTGGCTTCGTTACAATCGACAGCTGTACGTGACGGAGACGATTATATACTAAATGGTCAGAAAACGTGGATTTCTTTATGTGACACAGCTGATCATTTCCTCGTCTTCGCTTATACAGATAAAAGTAAAAAGCATCATGGCATTTCTGCATTTATCGTGGAGAGAACGATGCAGGGCTTCTCTTCAAAAGCTACTAAAGGCAAGCTGGGTATTCGAGCCGGCAATACGGGAGAATTATTTTTTGATCAAGTAAAGGTTCCCAAGGACAACCTGGTAGGTGAAGAAGGAGATGGCTTCAAGATTGCTATGTCCGCTTTGGACAATGGCAGATTTACTGTCGCTGCAGGCGCCTGTGGCCAGATCATGGCCTGCTTAGAAGCAAGCGTCAAGTACTGCCACGACCGGACAACCTTTGGAAAAGAAATCGGCAGGCATCAGCTCGTCCAGCAAATGGTTGCCAAAATGGATGCTGGCCTCAAGATGAGCAGGTTCCTCGTCTATCAGGCGGGAGAGCTGAAAAATAAAGGGGTGCGCAATACTAGAGAAACGTCGTTAGCAAAATGGCAGGCGTGCGATTTTGCTAATCAGGCTGCAGACGATGCCGTGCAGATTCACGGTGCTTATGGATATTCCAATGAGTACCCTGTGGAACGTTATTTAAGAAATTCTAAAGCACCGGTCATTTATGAAGGGACGAGGGAAATTCATACGATCATGCAAGCCGAATATGTACTCGGCTATCGTCAGGATAAACCACTGAAGAAAATGCTTCCCGCTTGGAAACAGGGAAACTAA
- a CDS encoding CaiB/BaiF CoA transferase family protein yields MSSTLKGIKVLDLSRVLAGPYCSMILGDLGAEVIKVEAPGGSDDTRKWGPPFQEGISAYYLCANRNKKSLTVNLKTEHGKSIIKNLASNSDVVLHNFKTGTMERLGLSYETLSEGNPGLIYCSITGFGETGPFSHLPGYDFIIQAMSGLMSITGTEESGPQKLGVAITDVITGLYACIGIQSALIERNQSGLGQKLDLSLYDSAVSTLVNIGSNYLMSGALPSRLGNHHANIVPYQTFESKDGEMVIAVGNDQQFTFLCQLINRKDLPNDPRFTTNPDRVKHRTELSAILQGAFSQESTDYWKEKCQGSGIPFGPIQTLKDLEADAQLKQRRMFVSLEHPKAGQIRVIGSPLKLSRTSIETYRHPPEPGEHTEEILSSLGYDSMKIEEFRKSNTI; encoded by the coding sequence CTGTCATCAACTCTAAAGGGCATAAAAGTGCTTGATTTATCAAGAGTTCTTGCCGGACCATACTGTTCTATGATCCTCGGGGATCTTGGTGCAGAAGTCATCAAAGTAGAAGCTCCTGGAGGGAGTGACGACACAAGGAAATGGGGGCCTCCTTTCCAGGAAGGCATCAGTGCCTATTACCTTTGTGCAAATCGAAATAAAAAAAGCCTGACCGTCAATTTAAAAACAGAGCACGGGAAATCAATAATCAAAAATCTTGCTTCTAACAGCGATGTCGTCCTTCATAATTTTAAGACAGGTACGATGGAACGGCTTGGACTCAGCTATGAAACACTGAGTGAAGGAAACCCCGGACTTATTTATTGCTCCATTACCGGGTTTGGTGAGACGGGGCCGTTCAGCCACTTGCCGGGCTATGATTTTATCATTCAAGCGATGAGCGGTTTAATGAGTATTACAGGAACGGAAGAATCAGGGCCGCAGAAGCTTGGGGTGGCGATAACCGATGTCATCACCGGTCTTTACGCCTGCATAGGGATCCAGTCTGCTTTAATCGAGCGAAATCAATCAGGATTAGGCCAGAAGCTCGATTTGTCTTTATATGATTCGGCGGTGAGTACATTAGTGAATATAGGCAGTAATTACTTAATGTCGGGTGCCCTCCCCTCCCGTTTAGGCAATCACCATGCAAATATCGTTCCGTATCAGACATTCGAATCGAAGGATGGGGAGATGGTGATCGCTGTTGGCAATGACCAGCAGTTTACTTTTTTATGCCAACTCATTAATCGTAAAGACCTGCCAAATGATCCCCGGTTCACTACAAATCCTGATCGAGTAAAACATCGTACAGAGCTTTCAGCAATACTGCAGGGGGCCTTCTCTCAGGAATCAACGGACTATTGGAAGGAAAAATGTCAAGGGTCGGGCATTCCCTTCGGCCCGATTCAGACGCTGAAGGATCTTGAAGCTGACGCCCAGTTAAAACAAAGGCGCATGTTTGTTTCTCTCGAACATCCTAAAGCAGGACAAATTCGAGTGATCGGCAGTCCGCTTAAGCTCTCCAGAACTTCAATTGAGACGTACCGCCATCCGCCAGAGCCAGGTGAACATACAGAAGAAATCCTTTCCTCATTGGGCTACGATTCAATGAAAATTGAGGAATTCAGGAAGTCTAATACGATTTAA